From one Lycium ferocissimum isolate CSIRO_LF1 chromosome 7, AGI_CSIRO_Lferr_CH_V1, whole genome shotgun sequence genomic stretch:
- the LOC132064413 gene encoding serine/threonine-protein kinase haspin homolog, whose amino-acid sequence MTSRAVDLWAELIAGEQDQFDHPSEQPQEPNIAVVYRRQKTNSITPKDAQGRESTSTSGNEKRLSFLPVKRISWNRSLSTRGRTSIAAVCAELHPQQKKPGRKAKPPLPRGKKVEAPNYDKERAYFQEVDEFELMVESPSPNKYSTWTVGIQTDDIVISCLSSVLQKWLISKRLNDSYAPPASLSKILETPASRKESAYGFICGSSNLKTPEKTSLRIPSGLYSTQNKRIGSTNENVSTGKPLSERDIGEICPMDEEGCKDIDVAVSKLSLTSRPSSVDAHTWDPFLALLAACGQSAPLTLFEILYKYCETQTITKVGEGTYGEAFKVGENVCKIVPFDGDFRVNGEIQKKSEELLEEVILSGTLNSLRAHEGHLLNSCSTFIQTMDMRVCQGHYDASLLKAWEDWDGKHGSENDHPKEFPEKQCYVVFVQEHGGKDLESFVLLNFDEARSLLSQITLALAVSEAAYEFEHRDLHWGNILLSRKGLDTVQFSLEGRDIHVRTYGLSVSIIDFTLSRINTGEDILFLDLSSDPELFEGPKGDKQSDTYRKMRDVTGEFWEGSFPKTNVLWLQYLVDILLLKKTYERTSKDERDLRSLKKRLNSYGSAREATSDPFFSDMFINLHH is encoded by the exons ATGACTTCTCGAGCAG TTGATTTATGGGCAGAACTCATAGCTGGTGAACAAGACCAGTTTGATCATCCCTCTGAACAACCTCAAGAACCTAATATTGCCGTTGTATATCGACGACAAAAAACCAATAGTATTACTCCCAAAGATGCTCAAGg GAGGGAATCAACTTCAACTTCTGGTAATGAAAAAAGGCTGAGTTTTCTACCTGTTAAACGAATCAGTTGGAATCGTTCCCTTTCCACCAG AGGGAGAACCAGCATTGCTGCTGTGTGTGCCGAATTACATCCTCAACAAAAGAAGCCTGGACGAAAAGCAAAACCACCTCTTCCAAGG GGTAAAAAGGTTGAAGCTCCGAACTACGATAAGGAGCGAGCATATTTTCAAGAAGTGGATGAGTTTGAACTAATGGTGGAAAGCCCCTCCCCAAACAAATACAGTACATGGACTGTGGGCATCCAAACTGATGATATCGTTATATCATGCCTGTCCTCAGTATTACAGAAATGGTTGATTTCAAAGAGACTTAACGATAGCTATGCACCCCCAGCTTCATTATCGAAGATATTAGAAACCCCAGCCTCACGCAAAGAATCTGCTTATGGATTTATTTGTGGATCCTCAAATTTGAAAACCCCAGAGAAAACATCATTGCGAATTCCCTCTGGTTTGTACTCCACCCAGAATAAACGCATTGGTTCTACAAATGAAAATGTGTCCACAGGGAAGCCTTTATCAGAAAGAGACATTGGAGAAATATGTCCCATGGATGAGGAAGGTTGCAAAGATATCGATGTAGCTGTTAGTAAACTATCTCTAACTTCCAGGCCTTCTTCAGTGGATGCTCACACTTGGGATCCATTTTTGGCTCTATTGGCAGCATGTGGACAGTCTGCTCCTTTAACACTATTCGAGATATTATATAAGTATTG TGAGACACAAACAATTACCAAGGTTGGTGAAGGCACATATGGAGAGGCATTTAAGGTTGGCGAAAATGTCTGCAAAATTGTCCCTTTTGATGGAGATTTTCGAGTAAATGGAGAAATTCAAAAG AAATCAGAAGAATTACTTGAGGAGGTCATACTCTCTGGTACACTTAATAGCTTAAGAGCTCATGAGGGTCATCTCCTGAATTCCTGTTCCACCTTTATACAGACAATGGA CATGAGGGTGTGCCAAGGCCATTATGATGCATCTCTATTGAAGGCATGGGAAGACTGGGATGGGAAGCATGGTTCAGAAAATGACCATCCTAAGGAATTTCCAGAAAAGCAG TGCTATGTTGTGTTCGTTCAAGAACATGGAGGAAAAGATCTTGAAAGTTTTGTGCTTTTAAACTTTGACGAAGCCAGGAGTTTATTGTCCCAG ATAACTCTTGCTTTGGCTGTGTCTGAGGCCGCATATGAATTTGAACATCGCGATTTGCACTG GGGAAATATTCTATTAAGTCGGAAAGGTTTAGATACAGTGCAATTCAGTCTCGAGGGAAGAGATATACATGTCAGAACATATGGATTATCGGTTTCGATAATTGACTTCACTCTTTCAAGGATAAATACAG GCGAAGACATACTCTTCCTGGATCTGTCATCAGACCCTGAACTCTTTGAAGGTCCGAAAGGAGATAAACAG TCCGATACATACAGGAAAATGAGAGATGTCACCGGCGAATTTTGGGAAGGAAG TTTCCCCAAGACAAATGTGCTATGGCTACAATACTTGGTTGACATACTGCTGCTAAAGAAAACATAC GAAAGGACCTCCAAAGATGAGAGGGATCTACGTTCTCTGAAAAAGCGCCTGAATAGCTATGGTTCAGCAAGAGAAGCAACATCAGATCCTTTCTTTTCTGACATGTTCATCAACCTCCACCATTGA